The following are from one region of the Stanieria sp. NIES-3757 genome:
- a CDS encoding CRISPR-associated protein, Cas6-related has product MAIAQVGREEQHEEIELIQNPYIELAFPVMGTSLPIDHGYQLYSALKYRLMQLKDWDDISIKTISGKCDRHKRNEINLTNRSKLLVRLPSEKVPFVYSFSGKSLTIGNHKIRLGIPNMNFLQPKSKMRSHIVVIRGYEEPKTFLEAAKRQLDALNIQADIKLISNQDGTPKRKTIAVKQTLVGFGIEANHLSEADSITLQEKGLGGKHKMGCGVFV; this is encoded by the coding sequence ATGGCGATCGCTCAAGTAGGTAGAGAAGAACAGCATGAAGAAATCGAACTCATCCAAAATCCCTACATAGAATTAGCTTTTCCTGTAATGGGAACAAGCTTGCCCATCGATCACGGCTATCAGCTATACTCGGCATTGAAATACCGATTGATGCAACTTAAAGATTGGGATGACATCAGCATAAAAACAATTTCAGGAAAATGCGATCGCCACAAAAGAAACGAAATAAACTTAACTAACCGTTCAAAACTACTAGTTCGTCTTCCCTCGGAAAAAGTACCTTTTGTCTATTCCTTTAGTGGTAAATCTTTAACTATCGGCAACCACAAAATTAGGTTGGGAATTCCAAACATGAATTTTCTGCAACCAAAGTCGAAAATGCGATCGCATATTGTTGTTATCAGAGGATATGAAGAACCGAAGACATTTTTAGAAGCAGCCAAAAGACAATTAGATGCACTAAATATTCAGGCAGACATTAAACTAATCTCCAACCAAGATGGCACTCCCAAGCGCAAAACCATCGCAGTCAAACAAACTTTAGTCGGTTTTGGGATTGAAGCAAATCATTTAAGCGAAGCAGATTCTATAACCCTTCAAGAAAAAGGATTGGGAGGAAAACACAAAATGGGCTGTGGCGTGTTTGTTTAA